One genomic window of Oncorhynchus clarkii lewisi isolate Uvic-CL-2024 chromosome 5, UVic_Ocla_1.0, whole genome shotgun sequence includes the following:
- the LOC139409312 gene encoding uncharacterized protein isoform X1: METKILVALCALILSLGSIVEGQDPGAHSSPSDGPQTLGMSGAVQAPLPGGSPSPPGSLSLPSTDSPKPASNLTDGGLSNNNSSSSNSSSSSSNDTAVVVVKEVPATSVGVPAPTPIPEKTPGPENLTEETAQPSDAPSDNHTAPTHTPTTTVLVHKPSTIPTHTPVYSNTPSSHAPHPSKTHSPITTTASPAPTRPETHPTNTSAAPKPSSTPSPDPDTSNPIQPKQPLSPFPTTTTTTSPPALPTSEPQTSSITPLPASTPASSPPSQAKTHADIPSQLNVVDGEPVFHSGGPALDPLLAGLVSVFIVTAAIITLLLFIKLRRRDQRPEFRRLQDLPMDDMMEDTPLSMYSY; the protein is encoded by the exons GCCAGGACCCTGGtgctcactcctctccctcagaCGGACCTCAGACCCTAGGTATGTCCGGGGCTGTTCAGGCACCCCTCCCTGGaggttctccctctcctccaggctctctgtccctccccagcACAGACTCCCCAAAGCCAGCCAGCAACCTCACTGATGGAGGGCTctccaacaacaacagcagcagtagcaacagcagcagtagcagtagcaacgACACAGCAGTCGTAGTGGTAAAAGAGGTCCcag cCACCAGTGTGGGGGTCCCTGCCCCCACTCCCATCCCTGAGAAGACCCCTGGCCCGGAGAACCTCACTGAAGAAACCGCACAGCCCTCTGATGCTCCCTCTGACAACCACActgcccctacacacacacccaccaccacagtCCTCGTTCACAAACCTTCCaccatcccaacacacacacctgtctactcCAACACTCCATCCAGCCATGCCCCTCATCCCTCCAAAACTCACTCACCCATCACCACCACCGCTTCCCCAGCCCCTACTAGGCCTGAGACCCACCCAACTAACACCTCCGCTGCCCCCAAGCCCAGCTCAACCCCCAGCCCTGACCCAGATACCTCTAACCCTATCCAGCCTAAACAGCCCCTCAGTCCCtttcccaccaccactaccaccacctctCCCCCAGCTCTACCTACGTCTGAGCCCCAGACATCCAGCATCACCCCTCTCCCGGCTTCCACCCCAGCCAGCAGCCCTCCATCCCAGGCTAAAACGCATGCCGACATCCCCTCTCAGCTCAATGTAGTGGATG GGGAACCAGTGTTCCATAGTGGTGGACCTGCCCTGGACCCTCTCCTAGCTGGACTAGTGTCCGTCTTCATCGTCACTGCAGCCATCATCACCCTGCTCCTCTTCATCAAACTGCGACGACGGGATCAGCGGCCTGAGTTCCGCAGGCTCCAGGACCTGCCTATG GATGATATGATGGAGGATACTCCCCTGTCTATGTACAGCTACTGA
- the LOC139409312 gene encoding putative uncharacterized protein DDB_G0290521 isoform X2, with the protein METKILVALCALILSLGSIVEGQDPGAHSSPSDGPQTLATSVGVPAPTPIPEKTPGPENLTEETAQPSDAPSDNHTAPTHTPTTTVLVHKPSTIPTHTPVYSNTPSSHAPHPSKTHSPITTTASPAPTRPETHPTNTSAAPKPSSTPSPDPDTSNPIQPKQPLSPFPTTTTTTSPPALPTSEPQTSSITPLPASTPASSPPSQAKTHADIPSQLNVVDGEPVFHSGGPALDPLLAGLVSVFIVTAAIITLLLFIKLRRRDQRPEFRRLQDLPMDDMMEDTPLSMYSY; encoded by the exons GCCAGGACCCTGGtgctcactcctctccctcagaCGGACCTCAGACCCTAG cCACCAGTGTGGGGGTCCCTGCCCCCACTCCCATCCCTGAGAAGACCCCTGGCCCGGAGAACCTCACTGAAGAAACCGCACAGCCCTCTGATGCTCCCTCTGACAACCACActgcccctacacacacacccaccaccacagtCCTCGTTCACAAACCTTCCaccatcccaacacacacacctgtctactcCAACACTCCATCCAGCCATGCCCCTCATCCCTCCAAAACTCACTCACCCATCACCACCACCGCTTCCCCAGCCCCTACTAGGCCTGAGACCCACCCAACTAACACCTCCGCTGCCCCCAAGCCCAGCTCAACCCCCAGCCCTGACCCAGATACCTCTAACCCTATCCAGCCTAAACAGCCCCTCAGTCCCtttcccaccaccactaccaccacctctCCCCCAGCTCTACCTACGTCTGAGCCCCAGACATCCAGCATCACCCCTCTCCCGGCTTCCACCCCAGCCAGCAGCCCTCCATCCCAGGCTAAAACGCATGCCGACATCCCCTCTCAGCTCAATGTAGTGGATG GGGAACCAGTGTTCCATAGTGGTGGACCTGCCCTGGACCCTCTCCTAGCTGGACTAGTGTCCGTCTTCATCGTCACTGCAGCCATCATCACCCTGCTCCTCTTCATCAAACTGCGACGACGGGATCAGCGGCCTGAGTTCCGCAGGCTCCAGGACCTGCCTATG GATGATATGATGGAGGATACTCCCCTGTCTATGTACAGCTACTGA